One window of Entelurus aequoreus isolate RoL-2023_Sb linkage group LG06, RoL_Eaeq_v1.1, whole genome shotgun sequence genomic DNA carries:
- the asb6 gene encoding ankyrin repeat and SOCS box protein 6, producing MPFLHGFRRIIYEYQPLVDAVMSVVEPEEGDGSQGDRSPAEEEGLYSSLVELLERESQSEVFMAGVSYSLFKVAERGLVHAARVLLQYRADLNFEDPVSYYNPLHIAVLRNRSNMVKLLVGHGADIEKRDRIHESSPLDLASEESDRLPCLLMLLDLGADVNAWDKRGKTPLLHALASSDGLTVNNIENIQLLLERGADVNAATVDGETVESSLVFLVKEALDATPEDAAAIGKFCLKTTELLLAHGVDPSCDLNDDDESTLTQTSLEHFDLLFPLAVLIIQSGASLVCAYHSDSCWSASGIIFQRLQTALGHCSDPNHASELLEQAEVLLDLAKVNNPTLSLQVRLGPTLFGQDPHPYVQAIQDLYSRVVQHDASPPALKCLCRAFLRNHSQPWPLDKKINDLPLPDRLKDFLLPERTYKPKPGWDCFKPQQSQR from the exons ATGCCTTTCCTCCACGGGTTCCGAAGAATCATTTATGAGTATCAGCCACTGGTGGATGCTGTAATGAGCGTGGTCGAGCCGGAAGAAGGAGACGGTAGTCAAGGGGACAG AAGTCCAGCAGAAGAAGAAGGTCTGTACAGTTCTCTGGTGGAGCTGCTAGAGCGCGAGTCCCAGTCTGAAGTATTCATGGCAGGGGTCAGCTATTCCCTGTTTAAAGTGGCAGAACGTGGGCTGGTGCATGCCGCTCGAGTCCTTCTACAGTACAGAGCAGATCTTAATTTTGAGG ACCCAGTGTCTTACTATAATCCACTGCATATAGCAGTTCTGAGGAACAGATCAAACATGGTGAAACTTCTGGTCGGGCACGGAGCTGACATTGAAAAAAGGGACAGG ATTCATGAGAGCAGTCCATTGGATCTGGCGAGTGAAGAGTCAGACCGTCTGCCCTGCCTGCTCATGCTGCTGGACTTGGGTGCTGATGTGAACGCATGGGATAAAAGAG GAAAAACCCCTTTGCTGCATGCCTTGGCAAGCAGTGATGGCCTCACTGTGAACAACATAGAGAACATCCAGCTTTTACTTGAAAGAG GTGCTGACGTCAACGCTGCTACTGtagacggtgaaacggttgagtCGTCCTTGGTGTTTCTGGTCAAGGAGGCGCTTGATGCCACACCCGAAGATGCAGCAGCGATTGGAAAATTCTGCCTAAAGACAACAGAGTTACTGCTGGCTCACGGTGTGGATCCCAGCTGTGATCTAAATGATGACGACGAGTCCACTCTGACCCAAACAAGTCTGGAGCACTTTGACCTGCTCTTCCCTCTCGCTGTGCTCATAATCCAAAGCGGAGCATCTTTGGTTTGTGCCTATCACAGCGACTCCTGCTGGTCAGCATCCGGTATTATCTTTCAGAGGCTCCAGACAGCCCTGGGACATTGCTCAGATCCAAATCATGCCTCTGAGCTACTTGAGCAAGCGGAAGTGTTACTGGACTTAGCAAAGGTAAACAACCCCACACTGAGCCTGCAAGTCAGGTTAGGACCTACTCTGTTTGGGCAGGACCCTCACCCTTATGTCCAGGCTATACAAGACTTATACAGCCGAGTGGTCCAGCATGATGCTAGCCCTCCTGCCCTGAAATGCCTTTGCAGAGCATTTTTACGGAACCACTCCCAGCCATGGCCACTGGACAAGAAAATCAATGATTTGCCATTACCAGACAGATTGAAAGACTTCCTTCTCCCTGAGCGCACATATAAACCAAAGCCTGGTTGGGACTGCTTTAAACCCCAGCAAAGCCAGCGCTGA
- the LOC133652388 gene encoding uncharacterized protein K02A2.6-like, which translates to MASTQISHPEPFDFSNPSGWPRWIRRFERFRVVSGLTEKEEEYQVNSLLYAMGDAADDILAVLPLTDENKKKYDTVKEAFEQHCVGKHNVIFERAQFNMRFQQDGESAEAFITTVHKLAEHCNYRDLKEELIRDRIVVGINDRRLSEQLQMDSELTLVKTIQRVRQSETVKKQQTLMYNTAGEGDSKINVDAVQTRFQRLGKKPQHSNKGQRSDTQGEKECGRCGKGRRHAWKDCPAKDVECRKCRKIGHYAVACFRGKAVNTVTECQSDGDNDQEDYAFLGEVQTQTTRPWMENILLNGEAINFKIDTGADVTSIPESVFKPTRDGKLEKPLKKLFGPGRNPLNVKGCFQGKMLAKGLFTDQHVYVVAGLTQPLLGLPAIEAMQLVHRAEAVTATQPETDFKAAYPAVFHGLGELKEPYRIELKKGATPYALSTPRRVPLPLREKVREELDRMETMGVISKVTEPTAWCSGMVVVPKPKQDKLRICVDLTKLNKAVKRERHILPSVDQTLAMMSEAKVFTKLDARSGFWQIPLTPKSRPLTTFITPFGRYLFNRLPFGIKSAPEHFQRRMSQMLEDFEGVLCHADDVLVYGRDRQEHDQRLHSVLQKMQEEGLTLNEKCEFAKEHMIFVGHKVSAKGIEPDPNKTKAILQMPEPECAEDVRRLIGMANYLSKFLPQLATVTVPLKDLLREKNEWVWGEPQQTAFQKLKEGLSSPTALAKYSNAAETQVAADASAYGIGAVLTQKQADGSWQPVTFISRGLTDTEKRYAQIEKEALAATWACERLTSYVQGLHFTLLTDHKPLVPLLSTRGLDDLPPRVLRFRLRLLRYDYDIVHVPGKNLITADTLSRAPLQDKMSPGDLELEREVQVFVNAVVSSLPATDTRLEEIKRAQQADETCKTVSHYCLTEWPEKHTLRPDVAPYWKVRADLYLADDLLMKGERLVIPQALRREIMTKLHEGHQGISKCRSRAKESVWWPGITAHIREAVDQCETCQKYRIQYREPLMETTVPDRPWQKVHRGGRAQSYDI; encoded by the exons ATGGCATCTACACAAATATCACACCCAGAACCATTTGACTTCTCAAATCCGTCAGGATGGCCAAGATGGATCAGAAGGTTTGAGAGATTTCGTGTTGTATCTGGATTAACAGAGAAAGAAGAGGAGTATCAGGTGAATTCACTTCTCTATGCTATGGGAGATGCAGCAGATGATATTTTGGCAGTTTTACCGTTGACTGATGAAAACAAAAAGAAGTATGATACAGTTAAAGAAGCATTTGAGCAGCACTGTGTGGGAAAACACAATGTGATTTTTGAAAGGGCCCAGTTTAACATGAGGTTCCAACAAGATGGAGAGAGTGCAGAAGCATTCATCACCACTGTGCACAAGTTAGCAGAACATTGTAACTATAGAGATCTGAAGGAAGAGCTAATAAGAGACAGAATTGTGGTTGGAATAAATGACAGGAGGCTGTCAGAACAGCTACAGATGGACTCAGAATTGACCCTGGTGAAGACAATACAAAGAGTGAGACAAAGTGAAACTGTTAAGAAACAACAGACATTAATGTACAACACTGCTGGAGAAGGAGACTCCAAGATAAATGTAGATGCTGTTCAGACAAGGTTTCAGCGCCTGGGGAAAAAGCCTCAACACTCAAACAAAGGCCAAAGGTCAGACACTCAAGGAGAAAAAGAGTGTGGCCGATGTGGAAAAGGACGCAGACATGCATGGAAAGACTGCCCAGCTAAAGATGTAGAATGTCGCAAGTGTCGCAAAATTGGACATTATGCAGTGGCCTGTTTCAGAGGGAAAGCAGTAAACACAGTCACAGAGTGCCAGTCAGACGGTGACAATGATCAGGAGGACTATGCTTTTCTAGGTGAGGTGCAAACACAGACTACAAGGCCTTGGATGGAAAATATACTACTCAACGGGGAAGCCATTAATTTTAAAATCGATACAGGAGCTGACGTGACATCCATACCGGAAAGTGTCTTTAAACCAACACGAGATGGCAAGTTGGAGAAACCACTTAAGAAACTGTTTGGACCGGGACGCAACCCCCTGAATGTAAAGGGCTGTTTCCAGGGGAAAATGCTGGCAAAAGGCCTCTTTACAGACCAACATGTTTATGTTGTGGCAGGACTGACACAACCACTTCTGGGACTACCAGCCATAGAGGCCATGCAACTGGTTCACAGAGCAGAGGCTGTCACAGCGACACAGCCTGAAACAGATTTCAAAGCAGCGTATCCAGCGGTGTTCCATGGGCTTGGTGAGCTGAAGGAGCCGTACCGCATAGAGCTGAAAAAAGGAGCGACACCTTATGCTCTCTCAACACCCAGACGGGTCCCACTGCCACTGAGAGAGAAAGTGCGTGAAGAACTGGATAGAATGGAAACTATGGGAGTCATATCAAAAGTGACAGAACCAACGGCTTGGTGCTCTGGAATGGTTGTGGTTCCAAAACCAAAGCAGGACAAACTCAGGATCTGTGTAGATCTCACAAAGCTAAACAAAGCAGTGAAAAGAGAACGCCATATTCTTCCTTCCGTCGACCAAACACTTGCGATGATGTCAGAGGCAAAGGTTTTCACAAAACTAGATGCTCGATCTGGATTTTGGCAAATCCCATTAACCCCAAAATCACGACCATTAACCACATTCATCACTCCTTTTGGGAGATATCTGTTCAACCGCCTGCCCTTTGGGATCAAATCCGCTCCAGAACATTTTCAAAGAAGGAtgtcacaaatgttggaggatttTGAGGGCGTGCTGTGTCATGCAGATGATGTTCTTGTGTATGGCCGTGACAGACAGGAACATGACCAAAGACTGCACAGTGTGCTCCAGAAAATGCAGGAGGAAGGCCTCACTTTGAACGAGAAGTGTGAGTTTGCTAAGGAGCACATGATCTTTGTTGGTCACAAGGTTTCGGCAAAAGGCATCGAGCCCgacccaaacaaaacaaaagcgatTCTTCAGATGCCAGAGCCTGAATGCGCGGAGGATGTGCGCCGCCTAATAGGCATGGCAAATTACCTGTCCAAATTCTTGCCACAACTGGCTACTGTCACCGTGCCCCTGAAAGACCTACTGAGGGAGAAAAATGAGTGGGTCTGGGGGGAACCTCAACAGACTGCTTTTCAAAAGCTGAAAGAAGGACTGAGCTCACCGACAGCACTTGCTAAATATTCAAATGCAGCAGAGACTCAAGTAGCAGCAGATGCATCAGCATACGGAATAGGTGCTGTTCTCACGCAGAAACAGGCTGATGGCTCATGGCAACCAGTGACGTTTATTTCAAGAGGACTGACAGATACAGAGAAGCGCTATGCGCAGATTGAAAAGGAGGCGCTGGCAGCAACATGGGCGTGCGAAAGACTGACCTCCTACGTGCAGGGTCTACACTTCACACTCCTGACAGACCATAAGCCCCTGGTCCCACTGTTGAGCACCAGAGGTTTGGATGATCTGCCACCAAGGGTTCTGAGATTTCGTCTGCGACTCCTGAGGTATGATTATGACATTGTTCATGTCCCAGGGAAAAACCTCATCACTGCAGACACGCTGTCTAGAGCGCCGCTTCAGGACAAGATGTCACCTGGTGACTTGGAACTTGAAAGAGAGGTCCAGGTGTTTGTGAATGCTGTTGTGTCCTCACTCCCCGCTACAGACACACGATTGGAAGAAATTAAACGGGCACAACAAGCAgatgaaacatgcaaaacagtGTCACACTACTGTCTGACAGAATGGCCGGAAAAACACACGCTGAGGCCAGACGTTGCCCCCTACTGGAAGGTCAGAGCAGACCTGTATCTTGCAGATGACCTTCTCATGAAAGGCGAGAGACTGGTGATACCACAAGCACTCAGAAGGGAGATCATGACTAAACTTCACGAAGGTCATCAAGGAATCTCCAAATGTCGCTCTAGAGCCAAGGAATCGGTATGGTGGCCTGGAATCACTGCCCACATCAGAGAGGCAGTGGACCAGTGTGAAACGTGCCAAAAATATAGAATCCAGTACAGAGAGCCGCTGATGGAGACCACAGTACCAGATCGCCCATGGCAAAAG GTACATCGAGGTGGCAGAGCTCAGAGTTACGACATCTGA